The following coding sequences lie in one Rutidosis leptorrhynchoides isolate AG116_Rl617_1_P2 chromosome 4, CSIRO_AGI_Rlap_v1, whole genome shotgun sequence genomic window:
- the LOC139843877 gene encoding acireductone dioxygenase 2, giving the protein MGSSCKDAREEVIEAWYMDDSNEDQRLPHHKEPKEFVSLDKLAELGVLSWRLDADNYETDEELKKIRESRGYSYMDFCEVCPEKMPNYEEKIKNFYEEHLHTDEEIRYTVAGSGYFDVRDQNEAWIRVWVKKGGMIVLPAGIYHRFTLDTNNYIKAMRLFVGDPIWTPFNRPHDHLPARKEYLEAFVHKKDAGTAVDAAAA; this is encoded by the exons ATGGGTTCTTCATGCAAG GATGCTAGGGAGGAAGTCATTGAGGCATGGTACATGGATGATAGTAACGAAGACCAAAGACTTCCGCATCACAAGGAGCCAAAGGAATTTGTATCCCTTGACAAACTTGCTG AACTTGGGGTACTTAGTTGGCGGTTGGATGCTGATAACTATGAAACAGATGAAGAATTGAAGAAAATTCGTGAATCACGTGGATACTCTTACATG GACTTTTGTGAGGTTTGCCCAGAAAAGATGCCGAATTATGAAGAGAAGATCAAAAACTTCTACGAAGAGCATCTTCATACTGATGAGGAGATTCGCTACACTGTTGCTGGAAGTG GATATTTCGATGTGAGAGATCAGAATGAGGCTTGGATACGTGTTTGGGTGAAGAAAGGGGGCATGATTGTTTTACCTGCTGGTATTTATCACCGATTCACACTCGATACCAACAACTACATCAAG GCCATGCGGCTCTTTGTTGGTGACCCAATTTGGACTCCTTTTAATCGACCGCATGATCACTTACCCGCAAG GAAAGAATATCTTGAAGCTTTTGTGCACAAAAAGGATGCTGGTActgctgttgatgctgctgctgctTGA